In a single window of the Paenibacillus sp. MMS20-IR301 genome:
- the tatC gene encoding twin-arginine translocase subunit TatC: MEAEEMSLVDHLSELRRRIIYVLIIFVAGLVLGLFVAKPIYLYLISAEPAQGFVLHAFSFWDGIGMYVKIAMAVSLVFAVPFTVFQLWAFISPGLRPVERSAALRYVPYVFLLFLAGLAFAYFIVFPMALSFTISVTRSMGLEETYGIAEYFSFLFGLVLPLALLFELPLIVMFLTRLRVLNPLRLRRMRRYAYFALVFIAVVITPPDFISDFLVTIPLLVLYEFSVFLSALVYRKQLSADAQREARYVKSVE, translated from the coding sequence ATGGAAGCAGAAGAAATGTCTCTGGTTGATCATCTGAGCGAGCTGCGCAGAAGGATTATCTATGTATTGATCATATTTGTGGCCGGCCTGGTGCTGGGCCTGTTCGTGGCTAAGCCGATTTACCTGTACCTCATCAGTGCTGAGCCTGCCCAGGGATTCGTGCTGCATGCCTTCTCCTTCTGGGACGGAATCGGCATGTATGTGAAGATTGCCATGGCCGTATCGCTGGTGTTCGCGGTGCCGTTTACCGTGTTTCAGCTATGGGCGTTTATCAGCCCCGGCCTGCGTCCCGTAGAGCGGAGTGCAGCGCTGCGCTATGTGCCTTATGTGTTTCTTCTGTTCCTGGCCGGCCTGGCCTTCGCTTATTTCATCGTGTTCCCGATGGCCTTGTCCTTCACGATTTCGGTTACCCGCAGCATGGGGCTTGAAGAGACCTACGGCATTGCCGAATACTTCAGCTTTCTGTTCGGGCTGGTGCTCCCGCTCGCTCTGCTCTTTGAGCTTCCGCTGATTGTGATGTTCCTGACGCGGCTGCGGGTGCTGAATCCGCTGCGCCTGCGCCGGATGCGCCGGTATGCTTATTTTGCACTCGTATTCATCGCTGTTGTGATTACACCGCCTGACTTCATCTCGGACTTTCTGGTGACCATTCCGCTTCTTGTGCTGTATGAATTCAGCGTGTTTTTGTCTGCGCTTGTTTACCGCAAGCAGCTCAGTGCAGATGCACAGCGGGAAGCG
- the tatA gene encoding twin-arginine translocase TatA/TatE family subunit, whose translation MLSGIGAPGIILLVILALLLFGPNKLPELGRAVGRTFREFKDGAREIISEPEPVKKSEAPAPPAPQSAAELPQDRRLPE comes from the coding sequence ATGCTAAGTGGTATTGGTGCACCCGGAATTATTCTATTGGTTATTCTGGCGCTGCTGCTCTTCGGGCCGAATAAGCTTCCGGAGCTTGGGCGGGCAGTTGGACGTACCTTCCGCGAATTTAAGGATGGTGCACGCGAGATCATCAGTGAACCCGAACCGGTCAAGAAGAGCGAAGCACCTGCTCCGCCGGCTCCACAGAGTGCAGCAGAACTTCCGCAAGACCGCCGGCTGCCGGAATAA
- a CDS encoding MogA/MoaB family molybdenum cofactor biosynthesis protein, with product MAWKTAILTASDKGARGEREDTSAQVIRELVEEELGGEIVEYRIVPDEQDEIIAALIELTDYFQADLVLTTGGTDLAIRDVTPEATRRVIEREVPGMSEAMRSTVMQKNRAAMLFRGICGIRGRTLIVNLPGTPKGVHENLAAIMDQLPEALLMVTGQYRQ from the coding sequence ATGGCGTGGAAGACAGCAATCCTGACGGCCAGCGACAAAGGGGCCAGAGGCGAACGGGAAGACACGAGCGCCCAGGTTATTCGGGAGCTGGTGGAAGAGGAGCTTGGAGGCGAGATTGTAGAGTACCGGATCGTACCCGACGAGCAGGATGAGATTATTGCGGCATTGATTGAGCTGACGGATTACTTCCAGGCGGATCTGGTTCTGACCACTGGAGGCACCGATCTGGCCATCCGTGATGTTACCCCTGAGGCGACCCGGCGTGTAATCGAGCGTGAGGTCCCTGGAATGTCCGAAGCGATGCGGAGTACGGTTATGCAGAAGAACCGCGCGGCGATGCTGTTCAGAGGCATCTGCGGCATCCGCGGGCGGACGCTGATTGTCAATCTGCCCGGCACTCCGAAGGGCGTGCATGAGAATCTGGCCGCCATTATGGACCAGCTGCCGGAAGCTCTGCTGATGGTTACCGGGCAATACCGCCAATAA